The following are encoded together in the Coriobacteriia bacterium genome:
- a CDS encoding tetratricopeptide repeat protein yields the protein MTSNDDFDVNNPDSAIRARALIDRGIAQAEAGERIAAIASLKEAEKVAADAGLTSIAIGAHINRGWALWYAGEMAGAITLYSEGAQMAREAEDIEHLRVALSNLGVAYSTMGQHAEALAVYEEYLPYVVDDAAESADAHLNTGTALVGMGRPDEATAHFEEAERLATEAGLREPLVIVHLNRGVLLEREGDTDGAFDLYWKAFDIAEEAKDADLVGRVTMTLGRAYLRVGDDTHACDCFGEAANAFRYLEDSDRLADALHRHGLALRRVGLGDAAVEAWQEEEPILRERADELALGECIFLQAQVLGALTPSPATDLTFSEAASHYNSAKATDRLAEVYHAHAQWLRDRGMDDEAASRLNKALEALEAVPNPTVECRARGLNALMLADSRDFEAASTELDAAEAVAESNGDQPGVTGVRARRGYVLAREGKPVADVIAQLEAALEHAQTLPRPEIGEQAVDLVIAEIDQRCGGSYGETLRGWRTPPQADSAASAE from the coding sequence ATGACCAGCAACGACGACTTCGATGTGAACAACCCCGATTCCGCCATCCGCGCTCGCGCGCTCATAGATCGTGGGATCGCGCAGGCCGAGGCCGGCGAGCGCATCGCAGCCATCGCGTCGCTGAAGGAAGCCGAGAAGGTGGCAGCCGATGCGGGCCTCACCTCGATTGCGATCGGGGCGCACATCAACCGCGGCTGGGCGCTGTGGTACGCCGGCGAGATGGCCGGAGCGATCACGCTCTACTCGGAGGGCGCGCAGATGGCGCGGGAGGCGGAGGATATCGAGCACCTTCGCGTGGCGCTGAGCAACCTCGGCGTGGCGTACAGCACGATGGGCCAGCATGCCGAGGCCCTTGCCGTGTACGAGGAGTACCTGCCCTACGTGGTCGACGACGCCGCCGAAAGCGCCGACGCGCATCTCAACACCGGCACTGCGCTCGTGGGGATGGGACGGCCGGATGAGGCGACCGCGCACTTCGAGGAGGCCGAGCGCCTGGCGACCGAGGCCGGTCTGCGCGAGCCGCTGGTCATCGTCCACCTCAATCGCGGCGTCTTACTCGAGCGCGAAGGGGACACAGACGGCGCGTTCGATCTCTACTGGAAGGCGTTCGACATCGCCGAAGAGGCCAAGGATGCGGACCTCGTCGGCAGGGTGACCATGACCCTCGGGCGAGCGTATCTGCGCGTTGGTGACGACACTCACGCGTGCGACTGCTTCGGCGAGGCAGCGAACGCGTTTCGCTATCTCGAGGATTCCGACCGGCTTGCCGACGCCCTTCACCGCCACGGGCTTGCGCTGCGGCGCGTGGGCCTGGGCGACGCCGCAGTCGAGGCGTGGCAGGAGGAGGAACCCATCCTGCGCGAGCGGGCAGACGAGCTCGCGCTCGGCGAGTGCATCTTCTTGCAGGCGCAGGTGCTCGGCGCGCTCACGCCGAGTCCCGCCACCGACCTCACATTCTCCGAGGCTGCGAGCCACTACAACAGCGCGAAGGCGACCGACCGGCTGGCCGAGGTGTACCACGCGCATGCGCAGTGGCTACGCGACCGAGGAATGGATGATGAGGCTGCCAGTCGGCTGAACAAGGCGCTCGAGGCGCTCGAAGCTGTCCCGAACCCGACGGTCGAATGCCGGGCGCGCGGACTGAACGCACTCATGCTCGCGGATTCCCGTGACTTCGAGGCCGCCTCCACTGAACTCGACGCCGCCGAAGCGGTTGCCGAGAGCAACGGCGATCAGCCGGGCGTGACCGGCGTCCGTGCGCGGCGCGGGTACGTGCTGGCGCGGGAGGGGAAGCCGGTTGCGGACGTGATCGCGCAACTGGAGGCCGCACTCGAGCACGCACAGACTCTGCCGAGGCCCGAGATCGGCGAGCAGGCGGTCGACCTGGTGATCGCCGAGATCGATCAGCGCTGCGGCGGCAGCTACGGAGAGACGCTTCGCGGATGGCGAACGCCGCCCCAGGCGGATTCCGCCGCCTCCGCAGAGTAG
- a CDS encoding glutamate mutase L, producing the protein MPEPRQVDALVAEIGSTTTVVSAFEGLSEGSVRPLRLVGQGFAPTSVAAGDVGVGVEAARVSLEKTTGPLEPDVTLATSSAAGGLRMTVHGLTQKMTAMAAREAALGAGGVVEFQTAGRLRDHDLEAIDRARPGLILLAGGVEGGDSDVVVYNARRLKDLKSRPIVIYAGNSAAADEARATLEAAHFRVRVTSNVYPGVDELDIVPARHSIHDAFEEHITHAPGMERIGEFVSGPILPTPGAVLVSAELLAEMLGDLVVIDVGGATTDVHSITDGSPEIAAIATDPQPHAKRTVEGDLGTYVSARHVLELMTPAGQMHLLPPAIPGTPEEIEVASALARTAARVAVERHAGRLAHLYTPKGRQTVARGRDLTACRFVIGTGGALTRLPDGEELLEAARAGASDTDRLLPPSDARILLDRHYVFAACGALAARFPAEAVVSLMRASIGI; encoded by the coding sequence ATGCCCGAACCCCGCCAGGTAGACGCACTCGTTGCTGAGATCGGCTCGACCACCACGGTGGTCTCGGCGTTCGAAGGCCTGTCCGAGGGTTCCGTTCGCCCACTGCGCCTCGTCGGGCAGGGCTTCGCGCCCACGAGCGTGGCCGCAGGCGACGTGGGCGTGGGCGTAGAGGCCGCGCGTGTCTCGCTCGAGAAGACGACCGGTCCGCTCGAGCCTGATGTCACGCTTGCCACCTCCTCGGCGGCGGGCGGTCTGCGCATGACGGTTCACGGCCTCACGCAGAAGATGACCGCGATGGCTGCGCGCGAAGCGGCGCTCGGCGCCGGTGGCGTTGTCGAGTTCCAGACGGCCGGCAGGCTCCGCGACCACGACCTTGAGGCGATCGACCGCGCGCGGCCGGGTCTCATCCTGCTTGCCGGCGGCGTGGAGGGCGGAGACAGCGACGTGGTGGTCTACAACGCCCGGCGCCTGAAGGACCTTAAGTCGCGTCCGATCGTGATCTACGCCGGCAACTCGGCGGCCGCCGATGAAGCCCGCGCCACGCTCGAGGCGGCTCACTTCCGCGTCCGCGTCACGAGCAACGTGTATCCGGGCGTGGATGAGCTCGACATCGTCCCGGCCCGTCACTCCATCCACGACGCGTTCGAGGAGCACATCACCCATGCGCCGGGCATGGAGCGGATCGGTGAGTTCGTCAGCGGCCCGATCCTGCCCACGCCGGGGGCGGTGCTCGTGTCCGCCGAGTTGCTCGCCGAGATGCTGGGCGACCTCGTCGTGATCGACGTGGGGGGCGCCACCACCGACGTGCACTCGATCACCGACGGCTCGCCTGAGATCGCGGCGATCGCCACCGACCCGCAGCCGCACGCCAAGCGCACCGTCGAAGGCGACCTCGGCACGTACGTGAGCGCGCGGCACGTGCTCGAGCTGATGACGCCAGCGGGCCAGATGCACCTGCTTCCTCCCGCGATCCCCGGCACGCCCGAGGAGATCGAAGTTGCTTCGGCGCTCGCGCGGACTGCCGCGCGTGTCGCGGTCGAGCGTCACGCGGGACGCCTGGCGCACCTGTATACGCCGAAGGGTCGGCAGACCGTAGCGCGCGGTCGCGATCTCACCGCCTGCCGGTTCGTCATCGGCACGGGTGGGGCGCTCACGCGGTTGCCCGACGGCGAGGAGCTGCTCGAGGCGGCGCGCGCGGGCGCGTCGGACACCGATCGCCTGCTTCCGCCCTCCGATGCGCGGATCCTCCTCGACCGCCACTACGTCTTCGCGGCGTGCGGTGCGCTCGCGGCGCGCTTCCCGGCCGAGGCGGTCGTCTCGCTCATGCGCGCGAGCATCGGTATCTAG
- a CDS encoding aldehyde ferredoxin oxidoreductase family protein: MKGNWGVALIVDLTKREVERRPIPDEWFRDYVGGEGTGVRLFNDLADYGADPLAPSQPVIFAVGPLTGTQAPSSGRTVLVFHSYTSGGLGLANVGGQLSPPIKKAGYDLVAFVGKASSPVYVVIDDDDVRIVDAPELWGKGVRETEDTLKATLDGKGWQLASIGPAGENGVAFSCVVTDKERAAGRGGGGAAMGSKNLKAMAVRGTKDLPLADLEGLKEIAKAAREELLSEEFVKDELKPYGTPSFYDSISALGLLPTKNWQRQEWPESIDKIGHAAYHTTLDVKPYACSGCPVACGRKTTITSGEWAGESGGGPEYETLGAFGSKCLVDDVNAIAKASYVCNDLGMDTISAGQVIAIAMEWWDRGIITASDTGGLEYTWGNGTIFPEVLRQMAFREGFGATLAEGSRRAAEKIGGDAGKYVMEVKGLELASCGVAGSKGEAVSHAVSPRGADHLRPYASVVDAFAYRNEELGITEDVDFLDDGNKAWVKPFMELSMATNQLGVCLFTVITLAVQPSTWAKLLTAATGEVWTKEDLLRSAERVIDLERLINAKFGFDRSDDTLPKRLLSEPAADGRGAGQVVDLDKALDSFYTAMGWDLKSGLPTTETLERLHLAGVV; this comes from the coding sequence ATGAAGGGTAACTGGGGTGTAGCACTCATCGTCGATCTCACAAAGCGGGAGGTCGAGCGTCGGCCGATCCCGGACGAGTGGTTCCGCGACTACGTCGGTGGTGAGGGCACTGGCGTGCGCCTGTTCAACGATCTTGCCGACTACGGCGCCGACCCGCTCGCGCCGTCGCAGCCCGTGATCTTCGCGGTCGGCCCCCTGACCGGCACGCAGGCGCCGTCTTCGGGGCGCACGGTGCTCGTCTTCCACTCGTACACCAGCGGCGGCCTCGGCCTGGCCAACGTGGGCGGCCAGCTCTCCCCGCCCATCAAGAAGGCCGGCTATGACCTTGTGGCGTTCGTAGGCAAGGCGAGCAGCCCGGTCTACGTGGTGATCGATGACGATGACGTGCGGATCGTGGATGCCCCGGAGTTGTGGGGCAAGGGAGTTCGCGAGACCGAGGACACGCTCAAAGCCACGCTCGACGGCAAGGGCTGGCAGCTCGCCTCGATCGGCCCCGCCGGCGAGAACGGCGTGGCGTTCAGCTGCGTAGTCACCGACAAGGAGCGCGCAGCTGGCCGCGGTGGCGGCGGCGCAGCCATGGGCTCGAAGAACCTGAAGGCGATGGCCGTCCGTGGGACCAAGGACCTCCCGTTGGCCGACCTCGAGGGACTCAAGGAGATCGCCAAGGCGGCGCGCGAGGAGCTGCTGTCCGAGGAGTTCGTGAAAGACGAACTCAAGCCTTACGGCACGCCGAGCTTCTACGACTCGATCAGCGCGCTCGGACTGCTGCCTACGAAGAACTGGCAGCGCCAGGAGTGGCCGGAGTCGATCGACAAGATCGGCCACGCAGCGTACCACACGACCCTCGACGTGAAGCCGTACGCGTGCTCGGGCTGCCCGGTGGCGTGCGGCCGCAAGACGACCATCACTTCAGGCGAATGGGCCGGCGAAAGCGGTGGCGGACCCGAGTACGAGACGCTCGGCGCCTTCGGCTCGAAGTGCCTCGTCGACGACGTGAACGCCATCGCCAAGGCGAGCTACGTGTGCAACGACCTCGGCATGGACACCATCTCGGCCGGACAGGTGATCGCGATCGCGATGGAGTGGTGGGACCGGGGCATTATCACGGCCAGCGATACCGGCGGTCTCGAATACACGTGGGGCAACGGGACGATCTTCCCCGAGGTGCTCCGCCAGATGGCGTTTCGCGAGGGCTTCGGCGCTACGCTTGCCGAGGGCTCGAGGCGCGCTGCTGAGAAGATCGGCGGCGATGCCGGCAAGTACGTGATGGAGGTCAAGGGCCTCGAACTCGCAAGCTGCGGCGTTGCCGGGAGCAAGGGCGAGGCGGTCAGCCACGCGGTGTCGCCACGCGGCGCTGACCATCTGCGTCCGTATGCATCGGTCGTGGACGCGTTTGCCTACCGCAATGAGGAACTCGGTATCACCGAAGACGTCGACTTCCTCGATGACGGCAACAAGGCCTGGGTGAAGCCCTTCATGGAGCTCTCGATGGCCACCAATCAGCTGGGCGTGTGCCTGTTCACGGTCATCACGCTCGCCGTGCAGCCGTCCACCTGGGCCAAGCTGCTCACCGCGGCCACAGGTGAGGTGTGGACGAAGGAGGACCTGCTCCGTTCCGCCGAGCGGGTCATCGACCTCGAGCGCCTGATCAACGCCAAGTTCGGCTTCGATCGCTCGGACGACACGCTGCCAAAGCGGCTCCTGAGCGAACCGGCCGCAGACGGACGTGGCGCCGGGCAGGTCGTGGACCTCGACAAGGCGCTCGACAGCTTCTACACAGCGATGGGTTGGGACCTGAAGTCGGGGCTCCCCACAACCGAGACGCTCGAGCGGCTGCACCTGGCGGGAGTCGTGTAG
- a CDS encoding GEGP motif-containing diheme protein has product MRKRWAVFGVLAIVMSVGAIAVLAPGAEAAYHHAGEMDSDYFLVAHPEAAGTKLDSCTLCHCGGKVGKAALGTCEWCHYTYGYDAHGDILKTLNPYGKAYHDAGSDTNAVVAIEALDSDGDGYSNIDEIAAIRYPGDADDDPTKVEAPYKVYTLAEVEAMPSQTQFQLMNTHKSGDYYAEYTGVPMEYVLGDAGMLPSAIGIQVLAADGFGVTHPLDPTTGFYHVRGIYPQSTFYWDAEADKASNPAYGWCDYSAASVAGRVNGDPIPVEGGARLLLAYKYEGEYLAPGALNASGKLDGEGPFRVVPPQRVPGPPDQSSTSLIQDVIWPFDQLELTTDHNAGFSSKCVTVVKVEPLPAGTTDIDTLEAGWEYVRDGKVVVYGAIDPIPTVLAKTADLQDFVYTLERGDLRGKNMDVAYAKKLDVLLRQIDSGAITGAEEKIVNDLLPKVDGVVETGEPDGDDWVMDPIAQRRIYWSLQELLVLLAIDA; this is encoded by the coding sequence ATGCGCAAACGTTGGGCTGTGTTCGGCGTGCTGGCGATCGTGATGTCGGTGGGGGCGATCGCGGTGCTCGCGCCGGGTGCCGAGGCGGCGTATCACCATGCGGGCGAGATGGACTCGGACTACTTCCTGGTGGCACATCCCGAAGCGGCAGGTACGAAGCTCGACTCCTGCACGCTGTGCCACTGCGGCGGGAAGGTCGGCAAGGCGGCACTCGGCACGTGCGAGTGGTGTCACTACACGTATGGGTACGATGCGCACGGCGACATCCTCAAGACGCTCAACCCGTACGGCAAGGCCTACCACGATGCCGGCAGCGACACCAACGCGGTCGTGGCTATCGAGGCGCTTGACTCGGACGGTGACGGCTACAGCAACATCGACGAGATCGCGGCGATCCGCTATCCGGGTGATGCGGACGACGACCCGACCAAAGTCGAGGCGCCGTACAAGGTCTACACGCTCGCCGAGGTCGAAGCGATGCCGTCGCAGACGCAGTTCCAGCTCATGAACACGCACAAGTCGGGCGACTACTACGCTGAGTACACAGGCGTGCCCATGGAGTACGTCCTCGGCGACGCCGGTATGCTGCCGTCGGCGATCGGAATCCAGGTACTCGCCGCCGACGGCTTCGGCGTGACGCATCCGCTCGATCCCACGACGGGCTTTTACCACGTCCGGGGCATCTACCCACAGTCGACGTTCTACTGGGATGCCGAGGCGGACAAAGCGTCGAACCCGGCGTACGGCTGGTGCGATTACAGTGCGGCTTCGGTCGCCGGGCGCGTCAACGGCGACCCGATCCCGGTCGAGGGCGGGGCGCGGCTGCTGCTTGCGTACAAGTACGAGGGCGAGTACCTTGCGCCGGGCGCTCTCAATGCGAGCGGCAAGCTCGACGGTGAGGGTCCGTTCCGCGTGGTACCGCCGCAGCGCGTCCCCGGTCCTCCGGACCAGTCGTCGACGTCGCTCATCCAGGACGTGATCTGGCCGTTCGACCAGCTCGAGCTCACGACCGACCACAACGCGGGCTTCTCGTCGAAGTGCGTCACGGTCGTGAAAGTAGAGCCGCTACCTGCGGGCACGACCGATATCGACACACTCGAAGCCGGCTGGGAGTACGTCCGCGATGGCAAGGTCGTCGTGTATGGCGCCATCGACCCGATCCCGACGGTGCTTGCCAAGACCGCCGACCTGCAGGACTTCGTGTACACGCTCGAGCGCGGGGACCTGCGCGGGAAGAACATGGACGTCGCGTATGCGAAGAAGCTGGACGTCCTTCTCAGGCAGATCGACAGCGGCGCGATCACCGGCGCCGAGGAAAAGATCGTGAACGACCTGCTGCCGAAGGTCGATGGCGTGGTCGAGACCGGTGAGCCGGACGGGGACGACTGGGTCATGGACCCCATCGCCCAGCGCCGCATCTACTGGTCGCTTCAGGAGCTGCTCGTTTTGCTCGCGATCGACGCCTAG
- a CDS encoding alanine/ornithine racemase family PLP-dependent enzyme, translated as MTAKATVTVDLAKVTENTRRVVDALGGRGVYGVTKVTCGSPEVARAMLAGGAAGIADSRLENVARMREAGVIAEFWSLRAPGLARAEEAVRLIDVSLESEIETVRALDAAARALGKRHRIVAMVDLGDLREGMMPADLPAFLDVAEGLPNIEVHGIGTSLTCYGAIVPDAENLGELVTLTRTAEAQLGRRLHVSGGMSSSLDALVDGILPERIDSLRIGESILLGVSTVTREPILGLHTDAIILSAPVIECLRKPSVPRGTSAQDAFGQRPVFLDQGERLRAILAMGRQDVVPEGIVPVDRRVRVLGASSDHLVLDVEDLPAPLRLGDAIAFVPNYAATLAAFTSPYVEKCFLGG; from the coding sequence ATGACCGCGAAGGCCACCGTCACCGTCGACCTCGCCAAGGTCACCGAGAACACGCGCCGCGTGGTCGATGCGCTCGGCGGACGCGGTGTCTACGGCGTCACGAAGGTGACGTGCGGTTCTCCCGAAGTCGCGCGCGCGATGCTCGCCGGCGGCGCTGCAGGCATCGCCGACTCCCGGCTCGAGAACGTCGCGCGCATGCGTGAGGCGGGCGTGATCGCCGAGTTCTGGTCGCTCCGCGCTCCGGGCCTTGCGCGTGCCGAGGAAGCCGTGCGCCTCATCGATGTCTCGCTCGAGAGCGAGATCGAGACGGTGCGGGCGCTCGATGCTGCGGCGCGCGCGCTCGGCAAGCGGCACCGCATCGTGGCGATGGTGGACCTCGGTGATCTGCGCGAGGGCATGATGCCCGCCGATCTGCCCGCGTTCCTCGATGTAGCCGAGGGCCTGCCGAACATCGAGGTTCACGGCATCGGCACGAGCCTCACCTGCTACGGCGCGATCGTGCCGGATGCGGAGAACCTCGGCGAACTGGTGACGCTTACACGGACTGCAGAAGCCCAGCTTGGTCGGCGCCTTCACGTGAGCGGCGGCATGTCGAGCTCGCTCGATGCGCTCGTGGACGGCATTCTGCCCGAGCGCATAGACAGTCTGCGTATCGGCGAGTCGATCCTGCTCGGCGTCTCGACGGTCACGCGCGAGCCGATTCTCGGTCTCCACACTGACGCGATCATCCTGAGCGCGCCGGTGATCGAATGTCTGCGGAAGCCGTCGGTGCCGCGCGGCACGAGCGCACAAGACGCGTTCGGGCAGCGGCCGGTCTTCCTCGACCAGGGCGAGCGCCTGCGCGCGATCCTCGCGATGGGGCGGCAGGACGTGGTGCCCGAGGGCATCGTGCCGGTCGATCGGCGCGTACGCGTGCTCGGCGCATCGAGTGACCACCTCGTGCTCGACGTGGAGGATCTGCCCGCGCCACTGCGTCTGGGTGACGCGATCGCCTTCGTGCCCAACTATGCCGCCACGCTTGCGGCGTTCACGTCGCCGTATGTAGAGAAGTGTTTCCTCGGCGGGTAG
- a CDS encoding PQQ-dependent sugar dehydrogenase: MREWTMRIRTMVIVLVLALLLAVTAGCKKEPTGEPDVVGTTPAAEEPAESEEPTPTPLAELPLTLEPVASAFDQPVFVTGIPDGSGRLVVLEKSGRAWVLEDDVRLVEPLLDLSGVVSTQSEQGLLGMAFSPQFAEDQTVWVNYTRGDGATMISSFTVTGDKADPASEHVWLTIPQPYANHNGGMIAFGPDGMLYIGMGDGGSGGDPQGNGQNPASLLGKMLRIDVLLDGSANASTPYTAPTDNPFVSEPGWAPEIWALGLRNPWRFSFDRKTGDLWIGDVGQNAWEEIDFQPGASAGGENYGWSTWEATHPFPPEASPSAEGFTMPVLEYDRQTGTSITGGYVYRGSAQPALWGTYFYADFSFGRVWGLQRAADGSVQTRLLIDNDMLIASFGEDEDGELYVVDLNGGVYRMLGQ; encoded by the coding sequence ATGAGGGAGTGGACCATGCGCATCAGGACCATGGTGATCGTGCTCGTGCTTGCGCTCCTGCTCGCCGTGACCGCAGGCTGCAAGAAGGAGCCCACCGGCGAGCCCGACGTGGTGGGCACCACGCCAGCCGCCGAAGAGCCGGCCGAATCCGAGGAACCCACCCCCACGCCGCTCGCCGAACTGCCGCTCACGCTCGAGCCCGTGGCCTCCGCCTTCGACCAGCCGGTTTTCGTGACCGGCATCCCCGACGGCTCGGGCCGCCTGGTCGTGCTCGAGAAGTCCGGCCGTGCGTGGGTCCTCGAGGACGACGTACGCCTGGTCGAGCCGCTCCTCGATCTCTCAGGCGTGGTGAGCACGCAAAGCGAGCAGGGACTTCTCGGCATGGCGTTCTCCCCGCAGTTCGCCGAGGACCAGACGGTCTGGGTGAACTACACCCGCGGCGATGGCGCCACGATGATCTCGAGCTTCACGGTCACAGGCGACAAGGCCGACCCCGCATCCGAGCACGTGTGGCTCACCATCCCGCAGCCCTACGCGAACCACAACGGCGGGATGATCGCGTTCGGGCCCGACGGGATGCTCTACATCGGCATGGGCGACGGCGGAAGCGGCGGCGACCCGCAGGGCAACGGCCAGAACCCGGCAAGCCTGCTGGGTAAGATGCTGCGCATCGACGTGCTCCTCGATGGGAGCGCGAACGCGAGCACGCCGTACACCGCGCCGACCGACAACCCGTTCGTCAGCGAGCCTGGCTGGGCGCCGGAGATCTGGGCGCTCGGGCTGCGCAACCCGTGGCGGTTCAGCTTCGACCGGAAGACCGGCGACCTGTGGATCGGCGACGTGGGTCAGAACGCGTGGGAGGAGATCGACTTCCAGCCCGGCGCCTCGGCGGGCGGCGAGAACTACGGCTGGAGCACGTGGGAGGCGACCCACCCCTTCCCGCCGGAGGCATCGCCTTCGGCCGAAGGCTTCACGATGCCGGTGCTCGAGTACGACCGGCAGACCGGCACGTCGATCACGGGCGGCTACGTGTACCGCGGTTCCGCGCAGCCGGCGCTGTGGGGAACCTACTTCTACGCCGACTTCAGCTTTGGCCGGGTATGGGGCCTGCAGCGGGCGGCCGACGGAAGCGTTCAGACGCGCCTGCTCATCGACAACGACATGCTGATAGCGAGCTTCGGTGAGGACGAAGACGGCGAGCTGTACGTGGTCGACCTCAACGGCGGCGTGTACCGCATGCTGGGGCAGTAG
- a CDS encoding thermonuclease family protein has protein sequence MRTRAASTLVLLLAVVLAAGCTLLPAPSEEPAPGAPVVTRAEVTRHTDGDTARFRLATGAEEKVRFIGIDTPEVGERAEPFGEEAAAYTAGAIPVGTTVWLETDAELRDEYGRLLAYVWLEEPTTGDAAQVRAHMLNAQLVLDGYANAYTYPPNVKYTDVLKDLQAEAREADRGFWAE, from the coding sequence ATGCGAACGCGCGCCGCCTCGACCCTCGTCCTCTTGCTCGCCGTGGTGCTCGCGGCGGGATGCACGCTCCTGCCCGCGCCGTCCGAGGAGCCTGCGCCCGGGGCACCTGTGGTGACGCGTGCCGAGGTGACCCGCCACACCGACGGCGACACCGCGCGCTTCCGACTCGCAACCGGCGCCGAGGAGAAGGTGCGCTTCATCGGCATCGACACGCCCGAGGTGGGTGAGCGCGCCGAGCCCTTCGGCGAGGAGGCTGCTGCCTACACCGCTGGCGCGATCCCCGTGGGCACGACGGTGTGGCTCGAGACCGATGCCGAGCTTCGCGACGAGTACGGCCGGCTGCTGGCGTACGTGTGGCTTGAGGAGCCGACGACAGGCGATGCCGCCCAGGTGCGCGCACACATGCTGAACGCGCAGCTTGTGCTCGATGGCTATGCCAACGCCTACACCTACCCGCCGAACGTGAAGTACACGGACGTCCTCAAGGATCTCCAGGCCGAGGCTCGCGAGGCGGACCGGGGATTCTGGGCCGAGTAG